In Archangium lipolyticum, the genomic window GCGTGGCCTCCTGTCCCAGCGCGAGGATTCTCATGGCCTCCCCGAGATACGCCTCGCCCAGCTCGTTGTGGGCCCAGGTGAAACCCGGCTCCAATGACAGGACCCGCTGGTACGCCGCGATGGCCGGCTCCATGGAGGCCTCGCGATCCAGCGCGGACAGGATCCGGGCCCGGAGGTAGAGGGCCTGGGCCAGCGCGTAGTGGGCCATGACATCCCGGGGGCGCGCTCGCATCCCCTCCTCGGCGGCCGCGAGTGCCTCCTCCACCACGGGAACCGCATCCTCCGAGACGCTGCCACCCAGCACATGCACCCGCGCCAGGAGCACGAGGGCCCGTTGCACCAGGGCCTCGCCCTCTTTCGAGCTCGAGCGCACCGCGCGGTTGCACGCCACCTCGGCGGCCTCGAAGGACGGGCCGGGCGGCAGTCCCCGCGAGTAGTCCGCCCACCCCATCTTCTCCCAGAGCTCGCACTCCGCCCGGTGGATGGAGGGATCGCTCCTGCCCATCTCCGCCGCCACCCGGTAGGCCCGTGAGGCCCGCTCGAAGTAGCCCTTCATCTTCTCGTAGTCGAACGCCGCGTCGTGCCTGTACTTGCTGCCCTCGGCGTACAGCGCATCCCCCTCGAGCTTCTTCGGCTCGTACATCCAGGGGGCCTTGTCGAAGGCCGCCCGCGCCTTCTCGATCGCCTGGTCGTGGTTGCCCTCGTACAGGGCGATCAATCCCTCCACGTACTCGGGCACCTCGAGCCTCGAGCCCATCGCCGCCCGCAGGTGGAGGAGGGCGGGCCCGCGCAGCTCCTTGTCGAGGAGCGCCACCTTCTCCTGACGTTCCCCCGGGTGGGTGATGCGCCGGGTGTCCTCCAGGGCTCGCCGGAACAGCTCTCCGAGCGCCCGTCCCAATGCATACTCGAGGCTCGCCGACGAGTACCCGGCCGCGAGTGCCTTCTCCAGGTGCTCCCGCGCCAGCCTGGGCTCCCCGAGCGCGAGGTATCCCAGCCCGAGCGCGTGGTGTCCGGGCGCCCTTCCGGTCTCGCCCGCGGCGCGCAGGTGCTGCTCCAGCTCTCCGAGCCGGGCGCGCACCACGTCCCGCTCCCGCTCCACGTCATGGAGAGGCAGCCCGTACGCCGCGCGGAGGAACAGCTCCATCTCCTTCACGCTCTCACCCAGCTCCCGGGCCAGCCGCGCCTGCTCCTCCGCGTGCCTTTGGGCTCCCACCCAGACGGCTCCAAGCCCGAGCGTTCCCAGCACGAGCGCACCCAGGCTCACCGTGAGCAGCTTGTTCCTGAGGGCCTTCTTCCAGAGGCGGTATCCCCAGGAGGCCTGTTTCGCCTGGATGGGCTCGCCGTCCAGGAAGCGCCGCAGCTCCTCCGCGAGCGCCCGCGCGGAGTCGTAGCGGCGCGCCGGCTCCCGCTCGAGGCACTTCATCACGAGGGTCTCGAGATCCTTCGGGACTCCCGGCTTCACCTGTCCCAGCGGCGGCGGGTCCTCCTGCACCGACATCAGGAGCAACTTCCACGGGTGCTCCGAGACATAGGGAGGCCGCCCGGCGATCACGTCGTACAGCGTCGCCCCCAGTGAGTACACGTCCGTGCGGCGGTCCAGCTGGTGCACGTCCCCATTGGCCTGCTCTGGCGACATATAGGCGGGTGTGCCGAGCACCTCACCCGTCTGGGTCTGTCCCTGCTCCGCGACCTCGCGCGCCAGGCCGAAGTCCACCACGTAGGGCTTCCACGT contains:
- a CDS encoding serine/threonine-protein kinase; this translates as MRRRLPPSLAARYEDIRFAGEGAMGTVYRAEDPRLGRPIALKLLKSGEPSLCRRFIAEARAQARIQHEHVCSVYEAGLADGEPYIVMQYIDGEPLSRVRERMTLEQQVKLLQEVATAVHEAHRQGMIHRDLKPGNILVEQREDGTWKPYVVDFGLAREVAEQGQTQTGEVLGTPAYMSPEQANGDVHQLDRRTDVYSLGATLYDVIAGRPPYVSEHPWKLLLMSVQEDPPPLGQVKPGVPKDLETLVMKCLEREPARRYDSARALAEELRRFLDGEPIQAKQASWGYRLWKKALRNKLLTVSLGALVLGTLGLGAVWVGAQRHAEEQARLARELGESVKEMELFLRAAYGLPLHDVERERDVVRARLGELEQHLRAAGETGRAPGHHALGLGYLALGEPRLAREHLEKALAAGYSSASLEYALGRALGELFRRALEDTRRITHPGERQEKVALLDKELRGPALLHLRAAMGSRLEVPEYVEGLIALYEGNHDQAIEKARAAFDKAPWMYEPKKLEGDALYAEGSKYRHDAAFDYEKMKGYFERASRAYRVAAEMGRSDPSIHRAECELWEKMGWADYSRGLPPGPSFEAAEVACNRAVRSSSKEGEALVQRALVLLARVHVLGGSVSEDAVPVVEEALAAAEEGMRARPRDVMAHYALAQALYLRARILSALDREASMEPAIAAYQRVLSLEPGFTWAHNELGEAYLGEAMRILALGQEATQLLEKASRQYEQALALDSGFALPVGGLLEASTVRIEAEIARKREAPEAHQALFHALTRLEQVGSSPQVVALWTARAHRLRAHHDFVLGRDPRPSLEKAFEVLGSVAGDPPEDAWLLTEWVLDRLLEAENERRQGRAPATALAKARASLRKVGEMDRRRARRICKAAAQLSPLLARECQFLQKSDSENPSTRIKTSKT